A portion of the Micromonospora vinacea genome contains these proteins:
- a CDS encoding S1 family peptidase, which yields MADVESGRHLWAGLVGVHQGSVKQTGFMIGPRAIATATHGLDRTGPVKIRRIGRSADAVDEPATVLLWDKQRDLCLLTVEESDEFWFIPDTRPPALAAEYVVVSCVDRRAETTLVVNEGLVEDDGVAWLKLRSGQIQRGYSGAPVLDREDGRLVGMVRVTRGRQTDLGGHALLGTEIVQIRTSLGLDTDDRRMQIRHAASGLTWPPRSLIRGDAPSELVDLIGREDEIAALDSRDGPRHRLVVGDALAGKSALAGVWVRLAHIPAGDTAYVDAALAPPVPAQHPVVGIVLPVLGVTIPQDPFGSRSDEETLALACWTIMRDLRGGRLVIDLQHQVVDTAADADLAALMKAAEQMNAAVVLVGRDLGDELSCVGLSTAVEVGPIGRRDAATLIARATLGRVSRQEAENALELVDPRCLLPGEILEACRQNEDDDAIDLAIALSERFDLPILDPATALLDDPIAALGDPGLTVAGVGAGPDGEGSHDVPPLTGQDLEQQVLTSAHDPLGIRAPAATRRELAPGAFSADAIWLDEWPGTAPFVFEVDALTSAQGLAMQDIAHRVSSRSMRPEWVESLYRQIVELEGRGNERGPSMRVRLRLWRSQIHAGDVAAASRTFTEIGGSRTVNRIVETGSHFEQVQDAQVLVLAWWLGVGADDAVGAALGAWMSAVVVDEHLSGRADVRIVLHDVLRAVTVRPLPSPDGLRAVGEWCLSQLEDDRSFLADPGTWTMYVSLIGRAADFSADQTLTEVFLTRALRALTLHVELLKSLALAGDSRPLLAIARQQRRLHRLERSRRTGEPGRLQLARDLLTWTVQNAPTADAFLSLLVADSTLKVTREGDNAVDSDLPAHRSAESQLAPIKRAYRRWRKSHPQVTPLIVEIEYRLVRTEWAIEGSLLRQARMSDERWLNRPIPHKLAVLEQLGEVRRRRLVSLARRCGDSVEAVEREAHNELQLKTALAIVAHTPLDLRAVDEILTRGRRAFPSSPRMAHLLAAHRRHRRQFPAAAAAYVDAYRLALGDPLLRMRAAVGACESLSQAYAAGECTRDELVVAAARAELHESTDFSASIVCALARLELHGTLSEGYGKLAHTIARVGSFSRLATDMHSIRDEIATAVGPETAPLVDRFLHDFTDVGLLVALGAMFVRSHTLSPSDGLERLTAALVLLDGVRIMAGTVWNVPSVNFQQGRALLVACQQFQTPNPIGWDKDRERSDIDLAFAKFQSAVDLSVDSFREIVLGFMRETGELRQRLGRPTPPAR from the coding sequence GGTGAAGATCCGTCGCATCGGCCGGTCCGCCGACGCGGTCGACGAGCCGGCGACCGTCCTGCTCTGGGACAAGCAGCGCGACCTCTGCCTCCTGACCGTGGAGGAGTCGGACGAGTTCTGGTTCATCCCGGACACCCGTCCCCCCGCTCTTGCTGCGGAATATGTGGTCGTCAGCTGCGTCGACCGGCGAGCCGAGACGACGCTCGTCGTCAACGAAGGGCTCGTCGAGGACGACGGGGTCGCCTGGCTCAAGCTGCGGTCGGGGCAGATCCAGCGGGGATACAGCGGCGCGCCGGTGCTCGACCGCGAGGACGGCCGGCTCGTCGGCATGGTCCGCGTCACGCGGGGACGGCAGACGGATCTGGGCGGACACGCCCTGCTGGGTACGGAGATCGTCCAGATCCGCACCTCGCTGGGCCTGGACACCGACGACCGCCGGATGCAGATCAGGCACGCCGCCAGCGGACTCACCTGGCCTCCGCGCAGTCTGATCCGCGGAGACGCGCCCTCGGAGCTGGTGGACCTCATCGGCCGGGAGGACGAGATCGCCGCGCTGGATTCGCGCGACGGACCCCGCCACCGGCTCGTCGTCGGTGACGCACTCGCCGGTAAGTCGGCGCTGGCCGGCGTGTGGGTGCGCCTCGCGCACATCCCCGCCGGCGACACGGCGTACGTCGACGCGGCGTTGGCCCCTCCGGTCCCCGCGCAGCATCCCGTGGTGGGGATCGTCCTCCCGGTGCTCGGTGTGACCATCCCGCAGGACCCGTTCGGCAGCCGCTCCGACGAGGAGACGCTGGCATTGGCCTGCTGGACGATCATGCGCGACCTGCGCGGAGGTCGGCTCGTCATCGACCTCCAGCACCAGGTCGTCGACACTGCGGCCGACGCGGATCTCGCGGCGCTCATGAAGGCCGCCGAACAGATGAACGCCGCGGTCGTCCTCGTCGGTCGGGACCTCGGCGACGAGCTGTCCTGCGTCGGACTCTCCACAGCGGTCGAGGTGGGGCCGATCGGTCGTCGGGACGCGGCCACGCTGATCGCACGGGCAACCCTCGGGCGAGTGTCGCGGCAGGAGGCGGAGAACGCGCTGGAACTCGTCGACCCGCGGTGCCTCCTCCCCGGGGAGATCCTGGAGGCCTGCCGGCAGAACGAAGACGACGACGCGATCGACCTCGCCATCGCCCTGTCCGAACGATTCGATCTGCCCATCCTCGACCCCGCCACAGCGCTCCTGGACGACCCGATCGCGGCCCTCGGCGACCCCGGGCTGACGGTCGCCGGTGTCGGAGCCGGCCCAGACGGAGAGGGCTCCCACGACGTGCCGCCGCTCACCGGGCAGGATCTCGAACAGCAGGTACTGACCTCCGCCCACGACCCACTCGGCATTCGCGCGCCCGCGGCAACCCGCCGGGAACTGGCTCCTGGCGCGTTCAGCGCCGACGCCATCTGGCTCGACGAATGGCCGGGCACCGCCCCGTTCGTCTTCGAGGTTGACGCCCTGACGTCCGCACAGGGGCTCGCCATGCAGGACATCGCTCATCGCGTGTCCAGCCGATCCATGAGACCCGAGTGGGTGGAGTCGCTCTACCGGCAGATCGTCGAGCTCGAAGGCCGGGGGAACGAACGCGGCCCGTCGATGCGGGTCCGCCTTCGGCTCTGGCGCAGCCAGATCCACGCGGGCGACGTGGCGGCCGCCAGCCGCACGTTCACCGAGATCGGCGGGTCACGCACGGTCAACCGCATCGTCGAGACGGGAAGCCACTTCGAGCAGGTCCAGGATGCCCAGGTGCTCGTGCTGGCGTGGTGGCTGGGGGTCGGCGCGGACGATGCCGTCGGCGCCGCGCTCGGGGCGTGGATGAGTGCCGTCGTCGTCGACGAGCACCTGTCCGGCCGCGCCGACGTGCGGATCGTGCTGCACGACGTGCTCCGCGCGGTCACCGTCCGGCCGTTGCCCTCCCCGGACGGCCTCCGCGCTGTCGGCGAGTGGTGCCTGTCCCAGCTGGAGGACGATCGCTCCTTCCTGGCCGACCCGGGCACCTGGACGATGTACGTCTCGCTGATCGGTCGCGCCGCCGACTTCAGTGCCGACCAGACGCTCACGGAGGTCTTCCTCACCAGAGCGCTGCGCGCGCTCACGCTGCACGTGGAGCTGCTCAAGTCGCTCGCTCTGGCCGGGGACAGCCGTCCCCTGCTGGCCATCGCGCGGCAGCAGCGGCGCCTGCATCGGCTGGAGCGGAGCCGACGCACCGGGGAACCGGGGCGACTTCAGCTCGCGCGCGACCTGCTGACCTGGACCGTGCAGAACGCTCCGACCGCCGACGCGTTCCTGAGTCTGCTCGTCGCCGACTCCACGCTGAAGGTGACCCGGGAGGGCGACAACGCTGTCGACTCGGACCTGCCCGCGCACCGCTCCGCCGAGAGCCAACTCGCGCCGATCAAGCGGGCCTACCGCAGGTGGCGGAAGAGTCACCCGCAGGTCACTCCGCTCATCGTGGAGATCGAGTACCGGTTGGTGCGCACGGAGTGGGCGATCGAGGGTTCCCTGCTGAGGCAGGCGCGGATGTCCGATGAGCGCTGGTTGAACCGCCCGATCCCACACAAGCTGGCCGTGCTCGAACAGCTCGGCGAGGTGCGCCGGAGGAGACTCGTCTCCCTGGCGAGGCGGTGCGGCGACTCCGTCGAGGCGGTCGAGCGGGAAGCCCACAACGAGCTCCAGCTCAAGACGGCCCTCGCCATCGTGGCGCACACCCCCCTCGACCTCCGCGCGGTCGACGAGATCCTGACCCGTGGGCGGCGGGCCTTCCCGTCCAGCCCTCGGATGGCACACCTGCTCGCGGCCCACCGCCGGCACCGGCGGCAGTTCCCCGCGGCGGCGGCCGCCTACGTCGACGCCTACCGTCTCGCGCTCGGCGATCCGCTGTTGCGCATGCGGGCCGCCGTGGGCGCGTGCGAATCGCTGTCGCAGGCCTACGCGGCGGGGGAGTGCACCCGGGATGAGCTGGTGGTGGCGGCGGCACGAGCCGAACTCCACGAGTCGACGGACTTCTCCGCGTCGATCGTCTGCGCCCTGGCACGGCTCGAACTGCACGGCACCCTCTCGGAGGGTTACGGCAAGCTCGCCCATACGATCGCGCGGGTGGGCAGCTTCTCCCGGCTCGCCACCGACATGCACTCCATCCGGGACGAGATCGCGACCGCCGTCGGGCCGGAGACCGCGCCGTTGGTCGACAGGTTCCTGCACGACTTCACGGACGTCGGCCTGCTCGTCGCGCTCGGGGCGATGTTCGTCCGCTCCCACACACTGTCGCCGAGTGACGGACTTGAGCGGCTCACCGCCGCGCTCGTCCTGCTGGACGGGGTGCGGATCATGGCCGGGACCGTCTGGAACGTACCGTCGGTGAACTTCCAGCAGGGCCGCGCGCTGCTGGTGGCCTGTCAGCAGTTCCAGACGCCGAATCCGATCGGTTGGGACAAGGACCGCGAGCGATCCGACATCGACCTGGCCTTCGCGAAGTTCCAGTCCGCCGTCGACCTGTCCGTCGACTCGTTCCGCGAGATCGTGCTCGGCTTCATGCGTGAGACGGGGGAGCTGCGACAGAGGCTCGGTCGTCCGACCCCTCCGGCGCGGTGA